The genomic segment GATCCCAGACGACGGCGGAGGGGTGCATGCCCGAAACCCTAGTGCGTCCGGCGGCGCTCAGCCGGGCTCGTGACCGGTGGCCGCGGGGCGTTCCGGATCACGTGACCAGTGCGACCAGGAGCCGGTGTAGAGCGAGGCGGGCGCCGGGTGCCCGGCGATCTCCAGCGCGAGCACCACCGAGCTGGCGGTCACGCCGGAACCGCAGTACGCGCCGACCGGCGTGGTCGCGTCGACACCCAGCCCGGCGAAGTGACCGGCCAGGTCCGCGGGTGCGCGCCAGTGGCCGTCGGCACCGGCGTGCGCGCTGAACGGCGCGTTGCGCGCGCCCGAGATGTGCCCGGCGCGGGGGTCGATCGGCTCGGTCTCCCCCGCGTACCGCTCCGGAGCGCGAGCGTCGAGCAGCACACCGTCACGAGCCAGCTCGGCGGCCTCGTCGGCGTTGAGCACCGGCATGCCACCGGGCCGCACCTCGATGTTGCCCGGCGCGGGCACCTCCTCCTCGGTGGTGACCGGCCTGCCCTCGGCCTCCCAGGCGGCGA from the Amycolatopsis magusensis genome contains:
- a CDS encoding sulfurtransferase; translated protein: MSPLITTAELAGLLDGPPDSRPTVLDVRWRLAGPPGVESFRAGHIPSAVFADLDTALAGPPGEGGRHPLPEPAALQEALRLAGVDEGRLVVAYDDADSSVAARAWWLLRWAGHAEVAVLDGGFAAWEAEGRPVTTEEEVPAPGNIEVRPGGMPVLNADEAAELARDGVLLDARAPERYAGETEPIDPRAGHISGARNAPFSAHAGADGHWRAPADLAGHFAGLGVDATTPVGAYCGSGVTASSVVLALEIAGHPAPASLYTGSWSHWSRDPERPAATGHEPG